Below is a window of Mus caroli chromosome 2, CAROLI_EIJ_v1.1, whole genome shotgun sequence DNA.
GCCTAGGGAGATTTCTTACCTTCTTCTACGACCCACCGCCTCTGGTTCCAAAAGCTGGCCAAGTATGACTCCACtctactgaaaatgaaaaaaaaaaaaatcatttctccGCGACATCTTCATTCATTGGTGGTTTTGAAACTAGCTTGCACCTTTTAAGTAACACTGATACTGCATTTTTAGGATGTCTATTGCCCCACATATACTTGTGATCTTGTCAGGGAAACTATCTCAGTGAAAAACATCCATAACTTTCACTGGCCTTAGCAGACGGTAGCATTTCACAGTGACTATTCCATTTGAATAGTTAATGTTCCTTTAGAACATTACCTATTACTAGTAATAATATTGACTAACTTATATAACTCATTTAGTATACAATTACAAGTGGCTTTTTACATGGATCTACCTTCTGAAGACTAGAGAACCCCTGGGGAATTGCCCCCCCCCATTAAGGAAACTTCCTACACAGAGAGCTTTGATAATTGTTCATGGTTTATACTTATCTCCAATAATGCATGTCATGGGGGTTTGAAAGTTTTGCATAAccgctttttttttcttcatgttaccTGTCTTATTTAAAGGCAGGCCTACCTCAAAAACATTACAccagtggaggagagagagagagagagagagagagagagagagagagagagaggagactgttATATTTGTTGAAAAGAATAGTCATTCCATACCCTTTCCAGAAAGGAGAGGATGAAATTAGAAACGGACCCCGTTTTCAGTTTCTGATATCTTCAAAGTACCATCACCAAGAAGAACAGGAACACTCAGACAAAAATCTAACCCAAACCCCATGCCTTCAAAGGGCATTTTCCACCTATGTGAAGGGCATGCCAAAATTTTAAGATTGGGAGTGAGGTGACATACAGGAAAAAATTTCTCTGTATTATCCAAAAAGAACAGTTTTGCTGGCAAGAATGATGTAAACAAAGCaagggcattttcttttcctccttttctctttctttctttctttctttctttctttctttctttctttctttctttctttctttctttctcctggggTGGGGTTAGACTGCCAAAATAAGTATTTGTTTCTTGTAAACAGTGAACATTTGACCTGGTGGAAGATGCCAGCCACCCGTTCTCAACCCGTTCTCAAGTAAGTCTCAAGCTCGCTGGAGAACTGGGAGTGCAGATGTTGTGAACGGGCAGTAAACACCTGCAGAGTCTGAGCTGCGGGCAGGGCATGTTTTTCTTTAGGCTAAGTGTGGTCTTCAGGACCAGGTTTCGATTTATAGGAGAGGGTAAGGGTTGGACTAACCAAGCCAGTCTTCTAGGCTTCCTGCTCCCATTTCTCCTCAGGCAAGACTCTAGCTTTCTGCCTCGCCTGGGTCTGCCCACttattttagttttccttctcccctccaccTTCAACTCCAAGTTACCCTAGAATAGTTGTAAGTGAGGGAATTGGTGGCTACTTTCTTCCTGGACCCCGAGGCTACTCAGATTTGCCAACTGCCAGGAGTTTAATGTACCCTCAGATCAGACCCAAGAACTTGCAGGGACATCTAGCGCCAAGCGCGGGGAACTGCGGTCGCCTTTCAGGGATCCAGAGCACACCACTGGCATCATTTGCCAGTCTCTCAACTCCTTCTACATTTTTAGGCATTTTCCTGCCCTTCACCCGCTTTGCTTTGCTGCTCTGCATAATGTGGCTTGCCCGTGGAGAATGTGAATTATTTGAAATGGTAATAAGCTTCTATTTGGCTCATAGAATTAAGCATTTAGCAAGTTAGAAAAGTTGTTTCAAAATGTCAGATAAAATAGCAAATTGAAATCTTGGCTTCtatttaggaagaaagaaagaagttattcGGTCCTCAAGCCCTGGTCCTACCTTCTAGAACTCTCTAGAAAAGCTCAGCATTTCTTTGGAAGGGAAGACCCTGCCTGTTTCCTACAGTCCACAGTTGGAGGAGTTCTCTTCATCTCAAATAGGGCCCTGCTGTCCAGTGGGAGGCAAactcaggatttttttaaagtcacctgGTATTTGGAGGAGGGGGGTGTCTGTTGTTGCCTGAGATTTTCATTAAATATAGACTAATTTTGTTGCTAAACCCAAAAGGATTCCACCTTTTAGATTTAGAAAATGCCCCAAACACAGGACATCTGGCTGTTGCTAGAACCTGCCTTATACACAGAATGTTGTGATTCTCTTGGGGTTTGCTTCATATTTTGTttgctctgttgttgttgtttttttttttttctcagcctgagTGAAGTTGATTATTAGCTAGGGAGGAAAAATTAGCTCCAGAGCTGGCAGACAGACATGGTCAGGAACAGTAACCAGCCAGTTCTTCCCAACTTAAGACCCTGCTTCTAAACTGAGCCGTTTTCTACTGAATCATTGGTTTCTCAAAAGTTAATTAAAAGGGTGTTCTGTATTTCCTGGTTGTGATCATCAAGGTAAATACTTTCAAAGGCATCTCCCACAACCCTTTTCTGACAGGATCCTGCCATCCTGGTTGTAATCATCAGCAATTGTGTTGTTAATTGAGCTCATTGCTGTCTTGGTAAACAGGACACTTCAATAAGTCTAAATCATAGCCTGTATCCATTCATTTTTCCATCCCCAAAACAGATGTACAAATTGTGAGATCTACAAGAAAGAACAGAGGCTATGTCTCCAGCACAGATTCAATACTCAGTGGGGCacttgaggaaggaaagaagaaagagaagcaaatggAGAGACATGGAGGGGGTTTGGGACAGCAAAGGACATCATGGCCTTTCACCCAAATCAGGaaatgtagcttttttttttttcacagaacaATAGGTAAgtatttggaaattattttcattgctaaacTCTTGCTTATCCCTTTGTTAAGATTTCATTGTGATGCTGCCACACAAATATAGGGCTCACCCTGTGCTCTtgaacatctgaaaaaaaatggttataAGCCTGGCatagtggttcatgcctgtaatcccacccCTTTTGaaaatttgaggacagccttggctaGAGAGTGGgtctatgtctcaaaaaaaaaatgaaggaaaaaaatagattacAATTAAATTTCAGCTTGAATAAAGTTTGGACACAAGATATCCAAGCTAAACGAAAACATTTCTTCTTATTTAACCGCAGCGTCCTCTCCATACCTGCCTACCACCCTGTAAACTACTAACACCCTAATTTTACCTCCTAATCAGCCTCAGCACTCTGGCTCAATAGCAGTGACtcccctgggatcctgggatttgGAGTTCTACCTGTGGGCCCTCTCAGAGACCTTTTTCTAGTATAACCTACGTCTGcatatttaacttaatttttgtttgaagtcGCAGACAAGCTGGTGatagaaaatgataaaattcatTATTCAaaactttctttatttctgaataaCCTTTGAAATTGGCAGAGAAACCCTAAGTTCTACAAGGGCACCACAGAGCATGATAGGGAAGAAGATTGTATCAAGAAGTCTTAGCCCAAGCATTAGCTCCTATATTCTCCCAGTCAAGCACAACTTATTTTCTTGTGTGATAATTTAAGCTAAGGTTGAGACTGCAGTTTCAAAATGTGacaattttttgttttaactttattttcttcaatttaaaaatacaatgctTATCAAATGTACtagtcagatttttaaaaaatggtactgaagcccaaagaaaacaaaactactaaATTGTTGAGTTTTAGGAGACTGAGGTGTGTTGGTTCTGGCTATttctgtttaatttgtttttaaaaacgtTTCAGTAAATGTTTCAAGCcatgggggcggggtgggggagtATCAATGGCCGCAAGTTGTTCTTTCTCTGTGAgtaacagcaaaggaaacaaggagaaaataaaacatctcaTTGTTACTCTTTTTCAAAAGCTCAGAAATACTACTACCTGGCCCTTCAACTGCAATCCAGCTTCCATTCTAACTTTTGTCCTTTCTCAAGTAATCAAAATTATCGCGATAAACAAATTACTATCCATCACAACGCTGCAAAAACCTGGAGAGACCCTCTGGGTTTGAATTTGACCATGACCATGTCTaggattttttaaagttatacaaAAGTTATACAAATTCTTTTACTTTCCAGTACCTCTTATAACCTACCCCCCATCCCCTTATTTGAGCCTTTTATGGTTACTGTGGTTTTTGTGTCAACACTCTCACACCATCAGCCCACCCTGCGATGCCAGACCAGACCAGGCCCAGAAGGACCTTGCtcactccttttcttcttttcttcttctttctcagaGCTTATTTTCAGAAGGCAGTGGCGCTGAGTGACAAGCTGGACTTAGTATTGCACGTTTAGGGGAGTGATTTTCTTAAAAGATAAACTGGTCTGAAGGTTGATAGTACAGCATCAAACTGGCCCACTTTGATGCTCACGCACCCACCCAGCACTCTTGACTAACCAAGTCTAAAATAGCTCTCAGGAGACCGACCTAGATTCAAATCAGGGCTCAAAAGGACGACCCGACCCAACTCTTAAGTTGTTAAGACTCTGTGAGAGGAGGTGGAAATACAGAGCGATTAGAGCCGCCCTACCTAACTCTCTATCTGGTATTAGCTCCTCCGGTAGTCACAACTAGAGCCTAGTCTATCCCTATGAAGTCCTATGAACTCGGACTGCGCCTGTCACCAGTCCGGACTTtacttgggggggggagggtggagagagagagagagagagagagagagagagagagagagagagagagagagagagagagagaagaaggaggaggaggaggaggaggaagaggaagaagaagaagaagaagaagaagaagaagaagaagaagaagagagaaaagaaaagaaaggaagagaaaagaaaagaaagaagagaagagaagagaagaaaaaaaaagaaaagaaaagaaaagaaaagaaaagaaaagaaaagaaaagaaaagaaaagaaaagaaaagaaaagaaaagaaaagagaaaaggacaccCTCTTGACGTGATACACTCAATTCCCTGCTGTTGGCAGCCTGGAAAAGGAAGCGAAACAAAGGTCCCTGGGAAAGTGAAGTTTTCAATTAATTGGTGTGAGTAacgggtggggtgggtggtggctgCAAAAAGCTAGAGGCCGGTATGCTGTGGGCGAGGCGCAGAAGATTCGTGGCACTCTATTGAGTGGCTTTCTCCTCCCGCGCTGGTACAGAGTCTTTTGGGCTGGGCGGGAGGAGGACAAGCTGAAGCTAAGAAGGCCAGCCGGGCAAAGTGACTGCCGGCTGGCCAAGAGCAGAGACGTGAACCGAACATCTGTGGACTTTCTAGTTGCGCCGATTGTCAGGCTTGTGGCTTCGAGATGAGCTCTAAGTCTCTGATGCTGCCCCAAGACTGTTTCGTGAGTATTTTTGTGGGCCGATAGTGCTGTATAGGAAGGATCTACTCCGACTGATGTCCTATGTGTGGAATACTTTTACCCGTTCGTTAGGTATGTTCAAGGTAGGAAAGATGAGCTGTCTCGAATTTGGGGTGACGAGGTAGACTAAGGAAAGATGAAGcaacaggtttttaaaaatagaattgctCGGTTTTCTCGTCGTTCTGCTCATCTCTGTCCTTCATCCTCACTTTGGTGTGCAGCTCGAGGAGCCAAAGAGCAGTGGCAAAAACAGCGGTTGCGGAGATGAAGCGCAGGCCTCGGCGCCCGCCTCGCAGACAGGCCCGAGATGGGCCGTCGCGCACTCAACTCGAGGGGGTGGCTGCAAAGCCAACTCCTGGGTCTGGGGGAGGGCGGGGATGGGAGGTGGGCCTCCCAAAGGGCTGAAGAGGGGTGGGGACCGGGTGGGTGGGTCCAGCCGGACCTGGGCTGGGAGCCAGGCTCTCCCgcgcccccacccccacgtgTCCCGGCGCAGCCAATGGCAGGGTCCCCGGCCGGCGCCCTCGGGGCGGGAGGCGGCCCCCTGACCGTCCCAGGCCCCCTCCCAACCTGAACTTCGTTTTTATAAACGTCCCGCGATGAGCTAACCTGTTGGAgggcgggcaggcgggcgggcAGGAGGCGGGAGGCTCGCGGAGGGAGAGAGGACGGGAGGGAGAGGGCGGGAGCGAGCGCGCCGCGGAGCACAGCGAGGAGGGAGGAGGCGCAGCGCGCCATGGTGTCCTGCGCGGGGCCGAGGCCGGGGCCCGGGCCGGGCCAGGCCGGGCCATGAGCCGCTCGGGGACTTGGGACATGGATGGGCTGCGGGCGGACGGCGGGGCCGCTGGGGCGGCAccggtctcctcctcctcctcctccgtagCAGCGCCTGGCCAGTGTCGCGGCTTCCTGTCGGCGCCGGTGTTCGCGGGGACACATTCCGGacgcgcggcggcggcggccgcagcagcggcggcggcagcggcggcagcaTCAAGCTTCGCTTACCCAGGGACCTCTGAGCGCACTGGCTCTTCGTCGTCGTCGTCTTCCTCGGCTGTGATCGCCACTCGCCCCGAGGCTCCTGTGGCCAAAGAGTGTCCCGCGCCAGCGGCCGCCGCGACCGCTGCAGCACCGCCGGGCGCTCCCGCGCTGGGCTATGGCTACCACTTCGGCAACGGTTACTACAGCTGCCGCATGTCGCACGGCGTGGGCTTACAGCAGAACGCTCTCAAGTCGTCCCCGCACGCTTCTCTCGGAGGTTTCCCGGTGGAGAAGTACATGGACGTGTCGGGCCTGGCGAGCAGCAGCGTACCGACCAACGAGGTGCCCGCACGAGCCAAGGAAGTGTCCTtctaccagggctacacaagtCCCTATCAGCACGTGCCTGGCTACATCGACATGGTGTCCACTTTTGGATCCGGGGAACCTCGGCACGAGGCATACATCTCCATGGAGGGCTACCAGTCCTGGACGCTAGCCAACGGGTGGAACAGCCAGGTGTACTGTGCCAAGGATCAGCCACAGGGGTCCCATTTTTGGAAATCATCCTTTCCAGGTAGGAGCAAcgaaaaaaagggagggagagaaaagaaaagccccTATTTAGGAGTGGTTACTTATATTCCAGGCCTGACCAGGTATAACCCACTAGAAAagtttgtttagtttctgtgatCTCTAACTTTCCCAATTAAAAGCGCCTCTGCTATGTTTTCCTTCCCGTGAAGCACAAGTGTTTTTTATCCACTAAAGTTCAAGATCTTCTACCTTTGCtgctttcccccttcctctttcctctttccctaaccccatccccctcccttcctcactcccctGACTAAAGAGGTTTCTGAAAGGTGCCATAGTTGGGTCCCGTGTTTTCAAGTGGGGTTCCAATGACCACTGACGCTTCTTAGAGCCCATAAACTCCCAAACACAGTGAAAGAGATTAAAGCTTGAGTAAAAgatctgaagtgtgtgtgtgtgtgtgtgtgtgtgtgtgtgtgtgtgtgtgtttgaatgtatgCAACTGGCAATTGCAGAAACTGTCCTTATGAGCTTCCCCCAATAACCAGACCATAAAATCACAGGCTTGTTAAAATGCCGGTTTGAAAAACCATGATGATCCATCAAATTAGCCTTTGTCTCGAAGTGCAAATAGTCTTTCTTTAATACTGTGTAAATAATATGTCtgtgtaaataataataaagtataaacaatctcattttctttattccctcccttcccctgcccagtACTAGCAAATACACAAACGCACTCATATAACACAACTCAAAGCTTAGGTGTTCCAAGTATCCAGGCTAATGTTTCCCCTGCTGTTGTTTATGCTAGGAGATGTGGCTTTAAACCAGCCGGACATGTGCGTCTACCGacggggaaggaagaaaagggtaCCTTACACCAAACTGCAGCTCAAAGAACTGGAGAATGAGTATGCCATTAACAAGTTCATTAACAAGGACAAGAGGCGGCGGATCTCAGCTGCCACGAACCTTTCCGAGAGACAAGTAACCATTTGGTTTCAGAATCGAAGAGTGAAGGACAAGAAAATCGTCTCCAAGCTCAAAGACACTGTCTCCTGATGTGGGCCAGGTTGGCCATAGACAGTTTAAATGTGTTCAGTTGTCTCCAAAAAATACCTTTGAAAAGacttgaaaatgtatttaatttccctcccccttccctgcctaGAAAGGCAAGCGTTGTGAATCCTCCCCCCCCACACCTTGACCTTTATCTGGTTCTAAAACTTTTTGCTGCCCAATCCAACTTTGTAATTCTATTTCTTACTTGCTTAttattggttttgttcttgtctaggcttgtttttataatttttaaacattgtttctCCCTCCAGGccagtatgagaaaaaaaaacttgaaatattttttcaataatcCCCCAAATGAATTTCAGAAGTGCCCTTGGATTTagggctttatttttttaacaggaTTTTATATGTGTTTCCAGCACTGATTATGCTTATAATCCATTGGGCCATAATCGGTTTTTTTAGCCTTTCATACCCTGTGATTGTGTAATTGAATCATTAGCTCTCAGAAGTTTCCCCAAGGCAAGTGGAAACAGCTCTTAGGCATTCAGTGATTTAGGACCACAGGACCACGGGGAGAGTCTGAAACTTGGAGGTTGAAGGCAGCTTTCAAGCAGCTACCTTATTAATATTGAAATTAAGACAATCATCCTTATCTTTGGCAGTCTCCTttgctgttttgtgtgtttttaacaTGTCTTGTAGCTGTGATCTTTGAACCTGAAAATAGCATACCTAGTGGATGCCTTTATTTCTCCAACTCTACATGCAGCTATTAAAATACTTACACTTGGCAGAGTGGCTGGAGATAGTATAAATTCATCCCTTTCCTTGGGTCTGTGGGAATGGAGCTAAGGCCATCTCCTCTATCCTTGGAAAGAGACTCAGCCAATGTGGCCATGGGTGGGAACTTCTGTCCAGAGCTTAGTGAAGAAGTTAATTGTCTGAATGCATGGGCCTCTCAGAGCTTTAAAATAactaacacattttaaaaatatggagcTCTAAGGACCAAGAGGGGAAAAGACGCTTCTGAAAGTGATGAACTGCTTTCAAAAATGTTGCGTATTTATGCGACTGAAAGATTATTTTTGTAGATACAATGTGTGTGAGCAGTGCTTCGagcatttaaaaatcacattttactCCTAgggagatataaataaaaataactctct
It encodes the following:
- the Hoxd13 gene encoding homeobox protein Hox-D13; the encoded protein is MSRSGTWDMDGLRADGGAAGAAPVSSSSSSVAAPGQCRGFLSAPVFAGTHSGRAAAAAAAAAAAAAAASSFAYPGTSERTGSSSSSSSSAVIATRPEAPVAKECPAPAAAATAAAPPGAPALGYGYHFGNGYYSCRMSHGVGLQQNALKSSPHASLGGFPVEKYMDVSGLASSSVPTNEVPARAKEVSFYQGYTSPYQHVPGYIDMVSTFGSGEPRHEAYISMEGYQSWTLANGWNSQVYCAKDQPQGSHFWKSSFPGDVALNQPDMCVYRRGRKKRVPYTKLQLKELENEYAINKFINKDKRRRISAATNLSERQVTIWFQNRRVKDKKIVSKLKDTVS